A region from the Benincasa hispida cultivar B227 chromosome 8, ASM972705v1, whole genome shotgun sequence genome encodes:
- the LOC120083793 gene encoding peptidyl-prolyl cis-trans isomerase CYP26-2, chloroplastic, producing the protein MLRSPKFLHSPNYPHPSSTSQTQKQNIPISPKFPLIKQCSTISRRNLTMGTNSLLLLLFGSQLQDPFFMSSKAEVEEEELRSTKDDGPLCTGKSPTKRAFLDISIDGEPAGRIIIGLYGNDSPAGVARFSNLVSGAAGISYRRKDFVKITSNYVQHSGVRSYGVDFELAKRNGNELVSETLKDEWERLNEQCSGTKNLAGTVGIIVRDPLKPPPKLKLVARKGKLEVDQEQVGTDPNGTEFTISIKDSPELDDSALVIGTVLEGMEVVERIAQVKTVKDNTTSPYFRVAKLIGDKRAVVAERGFNRPYSKVIVTNCGLLEQ; encoded by the exons ATGTTGCGAAgccccaaatttcttcattccCCAAACTATCCACacccttcttcaacctctcaaACTCAAAAGCAAAACATCCCCATTTCCCCAAAATTTCCACTCATCAAACAATGTTCCACAATCTCTCGCCGGAATCTCACCATGGGAACCAATTCCCTCTTACTTCTTCTCTTTGGTTCTCAGCTTCAAGACCCATTTTTCATGTCCTCAAAAGcagaggttgaagaagaagaattacgGAGTACCAAAGATGACGGACCTTTGTGCACAGGGAAGAGCCCCACCAAGCGAGCATTTCTTGATATCTCCATTGATGGAGAGCCTGCCGGTCGCATTATCATTGGCCTTTATGGCAATGATTCCCCTGCAGGAGTTGCAAGATTTAGTAATCTTGTAAGTGGAGCTGCTGGGATTTCTTACAGAAGAAAAGATTTTGTAAAGATCACTTCAAATTATGTCCAACACAGTGGAGTTAGATCTTATGGTGTGGATTTTGAGCTTGCAAAGAGGAATGGGAATGAATTAGTATCTGAAACTCTTAAGGATGAATGGGAGAGACTGAACGAGCAATGTTCTGGGACTAAGAACTTGGCTGGAACTGTGGGAATCATTGTGAGAGATCCTTTAAAACCACCTCCTAAGTTGAAGTTGGTAGCTAGGAAAGGGAAGCTGGAGGTTGACCAGGAACAGGTCGGTACTGACCCGAACGGAACGGAGTTCACGATATCCATTAAAGATTCGCCGGAGCTGGATGATTCAGCTCTGGTGATTGGAACAGTTTTGGAAGGAATGGAAGTTGTGGAGAGGATTGCACAAGTGAAGACTGTGAAAGATAATACTACTTCTCCTTACTTCAG GGTTGCAAAGCTAATAGGCGATAAAAGAGCTGTTGTTGCAGAAAGAGGATTCAACCGTCCTTATTCAAAAGTGATCGTCACAAACTGTGGGTTGCTAGAACAATGA